From the Natronoarchaeum philippinense genome, the window CAAATTCATCCACACTTGTGCGTCAGTGCTTTCTCGTCCTTCGCGGTGGAGATCGATCCCTTTGTGCTCCAGGTCGTCTCCGGTATCTCCGATGAACGGGAAGTGTGGCTGCATGAAGTGGACGATCAACCGCTTGTCTGGATACTCTTGGTATATTTCAATCGCGGCGTCGGCGACGTCCTCTGGGCGCACTGTTTGGTGCTCCGCGTCCCAGTATTCATCGAGGAGATTTTCGACTGCGTGGAACGTGTCCGAGTCAAGCTTGGGCGCGTGAGGGTTCGCTGTCACGTACACCGTATCGTGGTGTTGCTCTCCTTGGAAGTTATTCTGGAGGAACTCCCAGCTTTCACTCCCCGAGGAACGGCACTTTTCTAGTTCCCCCTCGATATTGCAGTGTTCGGCATACATGTCGTAGCGACAACCATCCAAAATAATGAGATTGTCCCAATCGCGTCCCGGGATATCAGTTCCACTCGGGTAGTTAAGCTTATCTTGAAGGTTGATATTCAATTTGGTGCCGAGAGCATTTGCTTCAGACAGCACAAGTGACGGCCGTTTCAAAGCTGTGAGAAGGTTTTCGAGGGAGTATCGATCCGGGATCTTCATTAGTCAGTACTATTTTTGTCCACACCTGAATCCTGTGCTTCTCGTATTTAGTTGATTATCTCTTCTCTGACAAACGATTCGTCCTCTTCTTCTATTCCAAACACATATAGTAAGAGTAAGAACGTTACTCCACCAACAGTTCCACCGAACAGTAGTTGTGAGTACCCGGTAAACAACGGCTTGACCATCACCATCAGGAGCGTTGCTATGATGCAAGCGGCGATCGGCTTAGCAAATTGCCAAGAGTACGGCACGATCTTCTCAAGATACCATACTTGTATGACTCGAACGACATTAAGAAGTGACAGGCTCGTCATCGTCCCGATAGCAGCCCCGATCAGTCCGAACTGAGTGAGCAAAACATAATTGAGTGCTACGTTGAGCAGACCGAACGCCCACTGATTAATCATCGTGAGGTACTGATGGTCGGCCATCATTAGCACGTAATTGCTAGGGCCTGCTGTCGCATTCACGAGATGACCTAACACGAGCAGCGAAAACAAGGCTGTCGCAGCGGTGACCTCGTCTCCGAACAGCGAAAGCACTGTAGTCCGGTGAACGACGAGAAGGGCTGCACCAAAGGCCGCAATCGTAAACGCCCAGCGAGTCACAATCTGATACACCGATTCGAGCCGGTCGATTTTTCCATTCGTATATAATTCAGATGCGATAGGTGGGAACAGCTGATTGATCCCGCTAAGCGGGATCACGATTGCAGTTGCAAGTAGCGCCGCGATATTGTAGATCCCAACATCAGCTGATGTCAAAAAGATACCAACCATGAAAACGTCGATCCGTTTGTATAGAAACGTCCCAGCCCGCGAAAACATCAACGGGAACGAGAAGTTGTATAGACTGAACGCAGTTTCTCGTTCTATTCCCGTCCGTGCTCTGATGTCCGTCTTAGCGAGAAACACTGTGACTGCAACTGCGAAGACGAGAGCACTCGCCACTGCCAGCGCGACGACAGTTTCAACAAGCGTATATCCGAGGAGCAGTCCTACCACCGCTGCGAGTAAACGAGCAATGCGAGGGAACACCTTCGACAAGAGTGCGTCGTACTCAACAATCGTCATACTCCGAAACACTGCGCCTAGCAGCGTCGTGAGTGTGTAAAATGGGACTGTGATGGCAAGGATTTGGAGGACATCAGGCAACAGATTATTCTGTAGTGTAAGTTGGTTGATGATTGGTGCGAAGAGATATAGGCAGACCGCAATCAGAACGCTAAACACAAACACAGTCCCGAGAGCGACGCTTACGATCTGATCTCGTCGCTCGTCGTCAGCGTTTGCGGGAACGTACTTGAGCACTCCCTTGTCCATTCCTGCAGCGGTGATCGTCATTGTCGTAGCTGTAATCAGTCGCGCATATGCGTAGATTCCATACAGTGCCGTGCCAAGCGCCTGGATGAGAACCCAATTAAGCAGGAAGCCTGCGGCGTTCGTAATCACCTTTGCAAGTACGAATATAGATCCACCTCTGAGAATTTCTCGTAGCGAGGTGTTCACTGACGAAGAATCGCTCGACATGGCGATTTCGTGCCGAGCAATCCACCTAACGCTTGCTATTCAGTGTCGGCTCGTCCACCTCGTGAGACAACACTCGTGTCGTGATACTTCGCGCCGACAATTATGCCGTTCAAGAGCCAGAGCACGCTGTAAGCGACTGCACTATGATAAATCGATGTCCAGAATGCGTACGCGTGGAATGCAAGCAACCCAAACGCGAACGACCACCAGAGAAACGCATCGCTCGCCTCGGACTCTTGTGATAACTGGATCGCAATTATGATCGGGAGAGTGACTGAGATAACGAATGCGAGAGCACCAAGAATGCCGACCTCGGCAAGGTGTGCTAAGTAGGTGTTGTGGATTACTCTTGGCTTATCAAACCCATATGATTCTGAAACCATCACGAAATTCCAGCCACCGATCCCAAAGAGCGGGTACTGAGCCCCGAGATCAACCGCTGCGGCGTACTGTTGGAGGCGTATCAGAAGAGTGTTCGACTGGAATCCAGGAATGCCTTGGAAGAGTTCCAGAATTTCTTTCTGAAGTCCTGTTGGTGAGGAATCAGCTCCTATCTGATTTCCTCCACCTTCCGATGAGCCGTTGGTTGGCCCAGTTGAGGATGAGCCGTTGGTTGGCCCAGTTGAGGATGAGCCGTTGGTTGGCCCAGTTGAGGATGAGCCGTTGGTTGGCCCAGTTGAGGATGAGCCGTTGGTTGGCCCAGTTGAGGATGAGCCGTTGGTTGGCCCAGTTGAGGATGAGCCGTTGGTTGGCCCAGTTGAGGATGAGCCGTTGGTTGGCGAACCGTCCGACTGATTCGTCGTCCCAGCACCCACTCCCGCGGAACCGCTCTGCCGACCGGTTGGGCTTTTTTCTCTACCCAACATAAACAACAGGAGTGTCAAAGCGATCCCTGAAACTGTTCCGTACACTGATGTCTTAAACCGCCTATTGCCTCTGACAAATAACGAATATCCACTGAATATGATGATCAAGCCAAATACGAGAATCATTGCACCGAGCCCAGCATCAGTATCACTGATCTGCACCATTACTATAGTGAATGGAGGAAAAGCCAGTGCGGCGAATTTTAGCAGCCGAGTACGTTCTTCAGCTATTGTGACGGCAACTGCGAGTGGCGTTACGATAAGTAATAGCGAAATTAGAATTCGCGACGATCCGCTGAATCCCCCGGCAAAGAGTCCAGACGTAAATTCGACAAACCAGAGGTCAAATTCTCCAAGAGGGCTGCCTGTAGCATCACCGAGTCGCGTAAATCCGTATGCCTTCCCGCGATGCGATTCCGCGATCGCTACGACGGTGTGCCCGGCGGTAGCCACGAGGAGCGGGTATATCGCGTCAAGTACTGAAACCCATCGGATGAGTAGAGCCGCGAAGATGAAGTAGAATAAATATCTTGTAACTGACAATGAGAAGGCGATGGCGTTCACAGATGATGGGCCGTTAGAAATTGCGGCTGATATATATGACCAAAAAACAAAAAATGACAGTGCTCCAGCCGTGTACTTGCTATACGCCCCGAAACTGAGGTCATGTCGTTCCACATAGAGCAGTCCAACAATACAGGGGAAGATCACAAGATCTGCCAGCAGGATTCCGAACTCCGCGCCTCCCGGTCCAGAAAGTACCGGCACATCAGCGCTGTACGTTGTTAAAACGACGGCCGCGCTAACGATACCTTCTCCAATACTCCCGTTGATAATAATGAAAGCGAAGTATGCGCACATCACGATCCCAACCGAGACGAGAAGTGGGATCGGCGAGAACACTGCAACTGCTGGCGCAAGAATATTAAGCAGTACGACCAGTGCCACAGAAGAAACAATGATGTCCTTTGTCGATACTGTGATTTGACTTGGTAATAGGTCTTGGCCTATTATTGATCTTGACCCGGAAAGTGCAGATTTCATATCTCTTGTTTATTAATTGGTTTATAATAAGCTACTGGACATAGACTGACAACTGCAAACTCATTCTTGCTGTCTCACTGCGTATACCGCCACTTCTCGATTTTCGCTAATGAATATTTGTTGATGGTTCGTGTCTGTTGACTCTCCGCCGTTGGTACTCTGCCCACCAATTGCCGATGATTCCACTTCACCAGTGACTACGATATATCCTATCTTCCTTTCGGACTGTTCGTACCACTGATCCAGACTTTTGCTCGCCCAGAAGTCGTCGTAGTTTCGCTCGGCGTACCCATACGTCTCAGCCTCCCCATTGACCACGTAATTGAACATCCTGTTCTCATCCCACTCGCTCAGCACGTAGTTTTCAGGATACGTCCGGTTTGTACTCTCCGCATGCTCGTCCATCGCCACCGCAGCCTGATACTCGGCATCGCTGTAGGTCACTTGGCTGACCAGCGAGGGAACTAACACCATTCCCAGCCCGGCGAACAACACGAAGATACCGACCAGATAAGATAACTGTGCCTGGTCGTCTGGCACCCCAACCGAGATCGAGCGCCGTCCGTCAGCTGTCCCCGATCCAAGTAACGATCCTGTATCCGGGCCTTCCTCTTGAAACGGAAGCGGCGTCCGAGCCAAATCGACCGCCGACAGCACGTACACCAGCCCGAGGCCCCCCAGCACCGAGACGAACAGCGCTAACTGCCCGGTAAACCGCATCTGAATTCCTGCGAGCGCGGTGAAGTACCAGGTACACACCGCCATCAACAGCCACCCGGGTTCGTAGCGCCGATACGCGACCCACGTCGCCCAGCCCAACGGCACCAGCGCGAGGTAGAATGCAAGCCCGGTCTGGGTCAGTGGCCCGAAGACGAACCCGTATTCGGCAGCGAACAGCGAGTTCGCCTCGGTCATCCCGTCACGGAAGAACAGATCGTCGACACGAGTTTGCAACTGCGCTACGTCCTCGGGGCGCAGTCGTCGGAACAACCACAGCCCCGCGCCGGCCACGCCCGCTTCGAGCACGACGAGCGCGCTGAGCGGCCAGTCGAAGCGACGCCAGACCTCGCCCAGCACGAGCACCGCGATCGTCCCGCCGAACACCAGAAGCGGCGTGTACGCGGCGAACGATTCCTGCCAACCCCAGCGCGCGTGCAGTAGGTACGAAATCACGCTTCCCAGTCCGACGCCGACAACGAGCGGAATGTTCGCCACTGCCGGCGACACGTCCGCACGGGCGTCCATCAGCGCGCGGAGACCGATATACCCCGCGAGCGGGATGAACACGAGCGGTGACCCGCCCCACGCGTGCGCCGAGAAGCCGACGCCGATCCCGAGCGCTACAGCAGTGACCCACGTCCAGCCTGCGCTCAGGTGTGCCCGAATTGCGGCGTCGTTCGACGCGTTCACGTCGCGTCGTTCTTGGAGATCGACCGCCAACCACGCCAGCGACAGCACCGTCACGCCGAGCCAGAAATACTGGTGGATCTGATGATCTATGAAGCCAATCCCCGTATAGACGGCGTGGGCCGGAATCGTCGCCAGCACGGCGACCGAGGCGATGCCCACACGTGGATCGTCGGTCAGCACGGTCGCGAGCTTGTACAGCACGACGCCGAGCGCGAGCGTGGCGACGACGGGCAACCACGCCGCGACGGTCGTCGCCGCCTGCTGTCCACCGCCTAGCAACTCGGCGACGAACCAGTTCGTCGCGTGCGAGAGCGGTCGGGTCCCCTCCATCCCTTCGGGAAGGGTCGCAATCACGCCCCAGTCGGTCGGCCCCGACGATCGGGTGAGCAACTCCTCCATCCAGTAGCGAAAGAAGTAGGGGTCGTTCCCCGGCGAAATGACGTGCTCGTCGCGCATCACCGACCCGTACGCGGTGATTCGCATCACGAGCAAAAAGACGAGCGCGCCGGCGAGGCCGGCCATCGCCCGGGGGTCGACGGAAACGTCCAGATTGAACTCGAAGCTCTCCCAGAACGAATCACCCTGTTCGACCGTCTCGGCGTCCCCGGACACCGCGGCGACGACGGCGTCCCGATCGGCAAGCCGGTACTCGCCGTCGGCCTTCTCGACGATTCCCTGAGAGACGAGCTCACCGAACGTTCCCGAGTCTGCAGGAATGTCCTCGAACGTCCACGTTTCGCGCTCGGCGTCGACATCGAGAATCGCTTCGAGCGTCGCTTCGGCGTCGGGTCGATCATCGAGGAACGAGTGGACGGCCTCACGGTCCGTCTGGGACTGGCCGGCCTCCGGTGGCATTGCTACGAAAGGTTATAGGCGGCGCCCATGGTCCTTTCGCTTACGCGACGCCCACTGACAACGAAGCAATATATGGACTCAGTCCGCTCCCGAATTCATCCTGGGCGTTTGAGTGTCCGTCTCGGTAGCCAGCGCGGCGGCGTCGTCGGTCGCCTCTAGCGCTTCGATGATCTTATCGGCAACGTGTGGCTCGTCTTCGAGATCGACGCGTTCGAACGCGACTTCGAGTGATGCCGACAGCGCTAAGAGTATGGATATGATATGAGTATGTATGCCCGGCGCAGAGAAACGTACAGTCGGCGAACGCGGTCAAGTGACCCTTCCGAAAGAGTTCCGCGAGGAATTTGGTCTCCACGGCGGCGACGAAGTCACGATCCGAAAGGAATCAGGACAGATCGTCATCGAGAAACCGGTTTCACGTGAGGACCTCGCAGAGGGATACCGTCGTCGTGCCGAACAGCACCAAGCGCTGGCCGACGAGATGGCTGATGTCTCTCAGGAAGCTAACGACACCCTCGGCGACGTGCCGGAGTGGTAGTGGTTTCGATGCACGTTCACCGTGGCGATATTGCCATTGTCGAGCTAGACCCAACGCAAGGATCTGAGCAGCGTGGTACGCGCCCCTGTCTCGTTGTCCAGAACGATGTTGGAAACGAGAACGCCCCGACGACCATTGTCGTCCCGTTCACGACCTCTTTCGGTGATGAACTCTATCCGTTCGAAGTGCTGGTTCCTGCCGACGAGTGTGCGCTTCGAGAGGATTCAGTCGCTGTCTGTAGTCAGATTCGGACTGTCTCGGTTGATCATCGCGTCTCCGATGTGATTGGCTCCATCCCGGATGACCGGATGGCAGAGGTCGATACCGCCCTCGAGTACAGTCTCGGGCTTCGTGATGTGTAGCGAGTCGGTCAGCTCACGTCACTACCAGGTCAGCCCTTCATACGTAATCCCCTCACCGCGCTCCACGACACGCCGCCCATCCACCACGACGGACTCTTCCATCGCGTCGAACGCTTCGTCGAGCGCCGCGAACTCGTCCCAGTCGGTCACCACGAGCGCTCCCGAGGCCCACTCCAGCGCCTCACCAGCGGAGTCCGCGTACTCGATCTCCGGGAACTGCTCGCGCATGTTCTCGGTTGCGACCGGATCGTACCCTACCACGTCGGCTCCGCGCTCTTTGAGCCCCTCGATCACCGGAATCGCCCGCGAGTTGCGCGTGTCGTCCGTCCCGGGCTTGAACGCTAGGCCGAGCACGGCGACACGCTTACCTTCCACGTCGACGTGCTCGTCGAGCAACTCCAGCAGTCGTTCTGGCTGGCGGTCGTTGACCTCGACGGCGGCGTCTAACACTGCGGGATCGTAGCCGGCCTCCCGCGCCGCGGCGATGATCGCTGCGACGTCTTTGGGAAAACACGACCCGCCCCAGCCGACGCCCGAACGCAAGAACTGCTCGCCGATGCGGTCGTCGAGACCGATCGCGTCGGCGACCTCGTAGGCGTCGATGCCGAACTCCTTGCAGACGTTCCCCAAGTCGTTGATCAGCGAGATTTTCGTCGCCAAGAAGGCGTTGTTGGCGTACTTGATCATCGTCGCCGTCTCGGGGCCCGTCTGGACGACGTGAGTGTCGTGGTCGGCAAGTAGCGGTGCGTACACGGCCTCCAGCCGATCGGTCGCCCACGCCGAGTCAGTCCCGAAGACGACCTTCTGGGGTGCCAGAAAGTCCTCAACTGCAGTCCCCTCGCGCAGGAACTCGGGGTTCGTCGCCACCTCGACGCGCGATGACGACTCGCCCAGTCCCTCGGCGACGGCGTCCCGAATCTCGTCGACCTTCGGCGGCGTGATCGTGCTCTTGACGATCACCAGATGATCGCTGTCGGCGTCCGCGAGCGCCTCGCCAGTCATCTCGGCGGCCGCTTCCAGCGGCGCCACGTCGATGCTGCCGTCCTCGCGCGATGGCGTCTGGATGGCGAGGAACGTCGCCTCGGCGTCAGCGACATTCTCGTAGGCTGTCGTCGCCTGCAAGTTCTCGCCGGCGTGCTCGGCGACCAGCTCGTCCAGTCCGGGCTCGTGGATCGGCGCTCGCCCCGCGTTCAGTTCGGCGACGACGTCTTCGTCGATGTCGATCGCCGTTACGTCGTGACCCAGATCGGCGAGACAGGCCGCGAGCGTCGTCCCGACGTAGCCGCTCCCGACGACGTTGATGTTCATGCTCGGTGATGGTTCGCTCGGGCGCATTAACGTTGTGCACCGTGGTTTGGTATTTGTACTGTCCGTCTGGATAGCGCTCTGTGCCGTTGGAGATCGACAGGTGTCTCTGAGAGGCTCGGGAAACTATTCTCCGAAGAAAGAATTATATCTGTGGCTGCGTAGTATCGAGTATGGACGCCACAGACGCCTCCGACGGCCCTCCACCGTTCGAGGATGCATTTCGCGGTGACGATGTCGAACAGCGCATCTACGGCACGGTCCTCCAGACCCGCGAGCCGACGACGGCGGGTGCCATCGCCGATCAGGTCGACTGCGATCCGAAAACGGCCCGGAAGTATCTCGGCTGGTTTAGCGATCTCGGGATCGTCACGCGCTATGACGGCACTCCGGTCACCTACGAACGGAACGACGCGTACTTCCAGTGGCGACGGATCAACCAGCTTGCCGCCGAGCACACTCTCGATACGCTTCGCCAGCGCGTCCGGAACCTAACCGACCGGATCACCGCGTACGAGGAGACGTACGACGCCGAGAGGCCAGGGGCAGTCGACGCTGTCGCAGCCGCCGAAGCGAGCGACGAGCGGACGATCGATGCCGTGTATGGCGATCTCGCCGACTGGGCAACCGTTCGAGAGGAGCGCGAACGCTACGAACGCGCCCGACAGCAACGCGCTGATACTGAGACCGAACCGGTGTCTGGGTAGTCACGTCCAATGGTGCCGCCAGCAGGCGACGGTCGGAGCCCCGCGCCGATCGATCGTCCGATTCTCGAATTTCTCCAGACGCGTCTCCAAGGCACGAACCAAGTTTCCCGAGCGACTATCACGGACGCTAACGGACATCTGGAGCTCAACGTCTCGCTTGCAGCATCGTACTACCCCGCGAGCGTCGATAAAGCGAGTCTAGCCGTTCGCTGGTACACGAACGACGACTTCAAAATCCACTACCGTGAGGTTTCCTCGGATGATTCGTGGGAGTGTCGCTGGGATCGCCATCCGAACCCCCACAATTCGCGGGACCATTTCCATCCCTCTCCTGCCGCGCCGACGCCCGGCAAGGACGCTTCGTGGCCGAACGACCACCGCGACGTGTTGCGGCTTGTTCTCGACGAAATCGAAGCACGGATCGCGGATCTCTGGAAGTGATGAAACTGCTGTTCGTCGTGTGGGAGATCTGGTCTCTACCTCACATAATTCCAGCGACACGAAATGACTTTATGGAAGTTGCAAGGCTAAAACCCCGCTCTTCAGGGCGAGGATACAGCCGACAACTCCTACACAACCCACCGTCGATGGCAAGGCCGGATATTTCACGCCAACCGACTGTATCAAGATACCACCGTTCATAACCAGTTATGAAGCCAGAAAATGAGTCGAACCATCCGAACCTTCGAGGCCACAATCACGAACCAGCAACAGGTTTGTGACGACCTCGACCAACTCGGATGGGCCGCCTCAAAACTCTGGAACGTCGGTCGCTACTACGCACAAGAACGGTGGGACGAAACGGGCGATATTCCCGATGATGGGGAACTCAAAGCCGAACTCAAACGCCACGACCGCTACACGGACTTACATTCTCAATCCAGTCAGCGCGTTCTCGAAGAACTCGCTGAAGCGTTCACCGGCTGGTTCGGCAAGCGTCGGAACGGCGATGACCGTGCCCGACCGCCCGGCTACCGCAAACACGGAGACTCCCACCCGCGTTCAACCGTGTCGTTCAAAGCGGCTGGCTTCAAGCACGACGCACAGTTCACCCGCGTTCGCCTCTCGAAAGGACGAAACCTCAAAGAACATCGTTCGGACTTCATCCTCTGTGAGTACCAGACTCGCCCAGATGTTGACCTGTCCGAGTGGGACATTCAACAGGTTCGCACCGTCTACAAGCGCGACGAGTGGCGGCTACAGTTCGTCTGTCGCACCACCATCGACCCGGAACCGCCGGGTGATGAAGTGGCAGGTGTTGACCTCGGGATTTGCAACGTCGCCGCCGTCTCGTTCGGCGGTGAGTCGGTGTTGTACCCCGGTGGCGCACTCAAAGAGGACGAATACTACTTCACGAAGCAGAAAGCCAAATGCGACGATTCCTCGTCCCGTGAGGCTACTCGTCTTGATCGGACGAGAACTGGTCGTCGGACGCACTTCTTGCACGCACTCTCGAAATCAATCGTAGAGGAGTGTGTCGAACGAGGTGTTGGTACACTTGTCGTGGGCGACCTCGGCGGCATCCGTGAGGACGATGAAAACGGCGAACCTCGGAATTGGGGCGACCACGGGAATCTCGACTTGCATGGGTGGGCGTTCGACCGCTTCACGACGCTTCTCGGCTACAAAGCAGAAGCCGAGGGCATCGACGTGGAGTTGGTGTCGGAACGCGACACATCGAAGTCGTGTTCAGCATGTGGTCACACGGATGACAACCAGCGTGTGGAGCGTGGACTGTACGTGTGTGACGCGTGCGGTACGGTTTCGAACGCAGACGTGAACGGCGCGGAGAATATTCGACAAAAGGTACTCCCGAGTCTCGCCACGGATGGCGGTGATAGGGATAACGGCTGGTTGGCACAGCCAGCGGTTCACCTGTTCGACCGTAGCGAGGGCAGTTTCGTCCCGCGAGAACAGGCCGTGAACCGCGAACCGTAATATCCCAACGCGGTCGGGAACCTTCGCACTTTAGTGCGGGGAGGATGTCAAAGCTGACTGAGGGACAACAACGCATGCAAGCAGTCGTTCTCGCCGCTGGCGAAGGCACTCGCCTGCGGCCGCTGACCGAAGACAAACCGAAGGGGATGGTCGAGGTCGCCGGCGAACCCATCCTCACCCACTGCTTCGAGCAGTTGGTCGAACTCGGCGCCGAGGAGTTGATCGTCGTCGTCGGCTACAAAAAAGAGAAGATCATCCAGCACTACGACGACGAGTTCCGCGGGGTGCCGATCACCTACACCCACCAGCGCGAACAGCAGGGCCTCGCCCACGCGCTGCTCACTGCCGAGGAACACGTCGATCAGGACTTCATGTTGATGCTGGGCGACAATATCTTCGACGCGAACCTCCAGGATGTCGTGCGCCGGCACAACGAGGACCGCGCCGACGCCGCCTTCCTCGTCGAGGAGGTGCCCATGGAGGAGGCCTCCCGCTACGGCGTCTGTGACACGAACGACTACGGCGAGATCACCGACGTGATCGAGAAACCCGAGGAGCCGCCGACGAACCTCGTGATGACTGGCTTCTACACGTTCACGCCCGCGATCTTCCACGCCTGTCACCTCGTCCAGCCCTCGAATCGCGGCGAGTACGAGATCAGTGAGGCGGTCGACCTCCTGCTGGCCAGCGGGCGCACGATCGACGCGATCGGCCTCGACGGCTGGCGACTGGACATCGGCTATCCCGAGGACCGCGACGAAGCCGAACGGCGCCTGACCGGTGAGGTTGACGAGGAGGCCGCGGCGGCATCGAGCGAGTAAACTACCCCACCCTACTCCCTCGGCGCATACGCGCCTCGGTCCGTGAGGGTGGGGCCACCGATAGAGCGGAGCTCTATCGAGGCCTCGAAAGGCTTCGCCTTTCGCTGAATCCCCACTGCTTCTACGAGCTCGGGACGAGAAGTTTGTCCAGTTCTTCGAGACCGAACAGCGACCGGTTGTCGCCGAGATCGTCGGCGAGTCCGTCGACGAAGCCGCTCTTCGAGAAGAGGACGAACTCTTCCTCACGCGTGTTCGGTCCCCACCGAGCCCGCTCGGCCGTCCCCAGATAAGAAATCACGATTTCGGAAATCACAATTTCCGAAATGGAGAGTTCTATTTGTGTGGAGATGGTACCAGACGTATGGAGCAATTCGTCGATCGGGATCTCGAACTCGAGCAACTCACGGACTGCTACGAGTCCGGAACGGCGGACTTCGTCGTGATCTACGGACGCCGTCGTCTCGGCAAGAGCGAACTCGTCCGACAGTCCATCGCTGATCGGGACGACGCTGTCTACTACCAAGCAGTCGAGTCCACCGCACAAAATCAGCTCGAACAATTTATCGACGCTGCCACCGCACAGTTCCCTTCGTTGCGCAATGTCCGCCGAGACTGGGAACTACTTCTAGAAGCGCTCGGCGAGCAAGACGCTACCGTAGTCATCGACGAGTTTCCGTTCCTCATCGAGGAGGACGAATCCCTTCCATCCCGGATTCAGCGCGTCTGGGACATGAAATTGCAGGAAACGGGGATGACCATCGTGCTCGTTGGGTCCTCGATCAGCGTCATGGAGGACAAGGTTCTTTCCGGGAGTGCACCGCTGTACGGCCGGCGGACGGCGACGATTGATCTCAAACCCCTCTCTGTAGCCGACTCCCACCAGTTCTTTCCGGACTACGACCCCGAAACCGCCATCACTGCGTGGTCGATCTACGGCGGTACACCGTACTACCTCCAGACCATCGATCCCGACCAGCCGTTAGGAACGAATGTGCAGCAAGCGATCCTTTCGGAGCGTGGACTCCTGTATTCCGAACCTGAGTTCCTCCTCCGTACCGAACTTCGACAACCAAACACGTACTTCAGCATCCTCCGCGCGCTCGCTCACGGGCGTCGCACGCCGAACGAAATCGCTGGCATGGCCGGTGTCGAGTCCAGCTCACTCAGTACGTATCTCCAGAAGCTCCGTCGACTTCGCCTCGTCGAACGTCACATCCCCGTGACGGAATCGCCGACAGCATCGAAACGCGGCCGATACCGAATTGCCGCGCCGCTGTTCCGGTTCTGGTTCCGATTCGTCTATGGTAATCAAGACCAGCTTCGCATGCTCG encodes:
- a CDS encoding DUF7342 family protein, which translates into the protein MDATDASDGPPPFEDAFRGDDVEQRIYGTVLQTREPTTAGAIADQVDCDPKTARKYLGWFSDLGIVTRYDGTPVTYERNDAYFQWRRINQLAAEHTLDTLRQRVRNLTDRITAYEETYDAERPGAVDAVAAAEASDERTIDAVYGDLADWATVREERERYERARQQRADTETEPVSG
- a CDS encoding RNA-guided endonuclease InsQ/TnpB family protein: MSRTIRTFEATITNQQQVCDDLDQLGWAASKLWNVGRYYAQERWDETGDIPDDGELKAELKRHDRYTDLHSQSSQRVLEELAEAFTGWFGKRRNGDDRARPPGYRKHGDSHPRSTVSFKAAGFKHDAQFTRVRLSKGRNLKEHRSDFILCEYQTRPDVDLSEWDIQQVRTVYKRDEWRLQFVCRTTIDPEPPGDEVAGVDLGICNVAAVSFGGESVLYPGGALKEDEYYFTKQKAKCDDSSSREATRLDRTRTGRRTHFLHALSKSIVEECVERGVGTLVVGDLGGIREDDENGEPRNWGDHGNLDLHGWAFDRFTTLLGYKAEAEGIDVELVSERDTSKSCSACGHTDDNQRVERGLYVCDACGTVSNADVNGAENIRQKVLPSLATDGGDRDNGWLAQPAVHLFDRSEGSFVPREQAVNREP
- the aglF gene encoding UTP--glucose-1-phosphate uridylyltransferase AglF codes for the protein MQAVVLAAGEGTRLRPLTEDKPKGMVEVAGEPILTHCFEQLVELGAEELIVVVGYKKEKIIQHYDDEFRGVPITYTHQREQQGLAHALLTAEEHVDQDFMLMLGDNIFDANLQDVVRRHNEDRADAAFLVEEVPMEEASRYGVCDTNDYGEITDVIEKPEEPPTNLVMTGFYTFTPAIFHACHLVQPSNRGEYEISEAVDLLLASGRTIDAIGLDGWRLDIGYPEDRDEAERRLTGEVDEEAAAASSE
- a CDS encoding ATP-binding protein — encoded protein: MEQFVDRDLELEQLTDCYESGTADFVVIYGRRRLGKSELVRQSIADRDDAVYYQAVESTAQNQLEQFIDAATAQFPSLRNVRRDWELLLEALGEQDATVVIDEFPFLIEEDESLPSRIQRVWDMKLQETGMTIVLVGSSISVMEDKVLSGSAPLYGRRTATIDLKPLSVADSHQFFPDYDPETAITAWSIYGGTPYYLQTIDPDQPLGTNVQQAILSERGLLYSEPEFLLRTELRQPNTYFSILRALAHGRRTPNEIAGMAGVESSSLSTYLQKLRRLRLVERHIPVTESPTASKRGRYRIAAPLFRFWFRFVYGNQDQLRMLDEDAYDELVVPELADYVSPLFERLCQRALPNLVDRRFREVGRWWFKEHELDVLGLTGEGLVAGECKFTSHPVSEGVLADLERTASEVRWAEKPADGEPLYVLFSRSGYTDDLERVAETRDDVLLFGLSDLIATDYRI